From one Plasmodium malariae genome assembly, chromosome: 12 genomic stretch:
- the PmUG01_12033600 gene encoding protein kinase, putative, with protein MSKWSSLKSKIVWPNEFVYVIENEGYDNKYGHSYIVKYNGNIVHKNFKKRLHKVEKLLKVTNNICQDLEEKNNQYDSDGLEYDNNVSEEINNANQILLRLNDKKEFINDKLSKINTIDEKYDIIIKEEPCYIFRLDLPYLNVEEDYLIASLKKKYFHEYYMNRKKKGNHYSGKNKSRGKEKEKEKVKEYKTYLYNIKIMECEESIVGNREFIFSEANSEHLKINTLINEGKSIRSALYEYKGYCLDSLSDEEDNEEDNEADDKGTHPNNGQSPEQVRKKEEQMNGQNKKEITYETLCILPYCDIIKLKKKEFNTENTVAGFLTPYLLNGNVRKYIENIHQYIKYKIDDEIILKNLTNIIKLMAFLKEKSLFHGNIKPSNLFISNNGLHLLIGNFIPKLKLLNYYFYVIHMRRKIPRYISPELLAYLKKKRIISKSRMKQNKHIDKFFFKNDVFCLGLSFYYIITMKEDILYYIDNPHVFQFNVDSAQSFITRPELFFLLKHMLTYEHKQRPDWPALAIMVNQIRGSRKLKGN; from the coding sequence ATGAGTAAATGGAGTTCactaaaaagtaaaatagtGTGGCCTAATGAATTCGTTTATGTAATTGAGAATGAAGGATATGATAACAAATATGGTCATAgttatattgtaaaatataatggaaatatagtacataaaaattttaaaaagagatTACATAAAGTAGAAAAGTTACTGAAGgttacaaataatatatgtcaGGATttagaggaaaaaaataatcaataCGATTCCGACGGTCTCGAATATGACAACAATGTTTCAGAAGAAATTAATAATGCAAatcaaatattattaagattaaatgataaaaaggaatttattaatgataaactttctaaaattaatactattgatgaaaaatatgatataataataaaagaagagCCTTGTTATATATTTCGCCTGGATTTGCCTTATCTTAACGTGGAAGAGGATTATTTAATCGCgtctttgaaaaaaaagtattttcaTGAATATTACATGaacagaaaaaagaaagggaATCATTATTcaggtaaaaataaatcacgaggaaaagaaaaagagaaagagaaagTGAAGGAATATAAAacctatttatataatataaaaataatggaatgtGAGGAAAGCATAGTAGGTAATagagaatttattttttccgaAGCAAACTCTGAACATCTCAAAATAAATACTCTTATTAATGAAGGAAAAAGCATACGAAGTGCACTATACGAGTACAAGGGCTACTGTCTCGATTCGCTTAGCGACGAAGAGGATAATGAAGAAGATAACGAGGCGGATGACAAAGGAACACACCCAAATAATGGACAATCACCTGAACAAGTCaggaaaaaggaagaacAAATGAACGGCCAAAATAAGAAAGAAATAACTTATGAAACGTTATGCATTCTGCCCTACTGtgacataataaaattaaaaaaaaaagaatttaacaCAGAGAATACTGTTGCCGGATTTCTAACCCCATATCTCCTCAACGGAAATGTGAggaaatatattgaaaatattcatcagtatataaaatataagattGATGATgagattattttaaaaaatttaactaatattataaaattaatggcttttttaaaagaaaaaagtttatTCCATGGAAATATAAAACCGAGTAACCTTTTCATTAGTAACAATGGtcttcatttattaatagGAAACTTTATTCCTAaattgaaattattaaattattatttttatgttatacaTATGAGAAGAAAAATACCAAGGTATATATCACCAGAACTACttgcatatttaaaaaaaaaaagaattatatctAAAAGTAGGATGAAGCAAAACAAACATATAGATaagttcttttttaaaaacgaTGTATTCTGCTTAggtttatctttttattatattataactatGAAAGAGGATATACTATACTATATTGACAATCCTCATGTTTTTCAATTTAATGTGGACAGTGCACAATCGTTTATTACAAGACCAgaattgttttttcttttaaagcATATGTTAACTTATGAACACAAGCAACGACCCGATTGGCCCGCTTTGGCCATAATGGTCAATCAGATCAGGGGAAGCAGGAAATTAAAAGGTAATTAA
- the PmUG01_12033700 gene encoding RNA-binding protein, putative, translated as MKKMALNLFKKSKPKEDKISEKKDQADDDNKIESKVTESTAADSEAKHNILGGRNKKKAKKGKAKKKKEVVSESSDSSDDSDDDSDDSDNDKDIEEKVEPVSNKTNVTEKKKKEADSDSDSDSDSDSDSDSDSDSDEEEQKKKEAPKVLAKGVAKGAAKEAPKTAAKVSSATAAVVAKTSVGTVAGGSGKKAEKKKVQKKKEDSDSDSDSDSDSDSDSDADSDSDKEVNAKVDAEEDAEEDAEKDAEEDTDEDTDEDTETDEEEEQKRQEKNVVGKNKRKKEKAGPNLENNKKQKVNNSNSNNNNINKGNSKNIAQNELGMNNSSEKDQGEYLLTLINISRDTEEDDVRKFIKGIVADNYVEEDIYIYIIRYNNSAFIYCTDRKIKDLLLRKTSEKFKGIPVKFFENKYVQNKILISYVEKNTSEEDIRKFLDNCGLINNIHFINNNTKVFVEFDSLASCLKAIERDGHLMNNSYVRVSIMLNNNNYSSYDNNNNYSFNNMNKFNNNNSGFNKNRAGPNQGQAGKGFAGKKNFNFNKFINGNEKRNDDRGGHKNDNRGKNGRYFSTHRGNFNGNEQTEGNNDVNNDNDNNTNGNSYRHNNGNNSNNYNNNYSNNNSNNFKNNKGDGKNFNRKPFNNFKNRKNFQKDVTSNN; from the exons atgaaaaaaatggccctaaatttatttaaaaagagcAAACCGAAGGAAGATAAAATAAGCGAAAAAAAAGACCAAGCAG ATGATGATAACAAAATTGAAAGCAAAGTGACTGAATCTACAGCTGCTGACTCAGAAgcaaaacataatattttaggaggaaggaataaaaaaaaagcgaaaaaaggtaaagcaaaaaagaaaaaagaagttgTATCAGAATCGTCGGATTCTTCAGATGACAGTGATGATGATTCAGACGACAGTGATAATGACAAGGACATAGAAGAAAAAGTTGAACCTGTTTCCAACAAAACAAATGTtacagaaaagaaaaaaaaagaagctgACTCGGACTCAGATTCAGATTCTGACTCAGATTCAGACTCAGATTCCGATTCGGATTCGGATGAAGAAGAgcagaagaaaaaagaggCACCAAAAGTACTGGCAAAAGGAGTGGCAAAGGGAGCGGCAAAAGAAGCACCAAAAACTGCGGCAAAAGTATCATCAGCTACAGCTGCAGTAGTTGCAAAAACATCAGTAGGCACAGTGGCAGGAGGTAGTGGAAAGAAAGCAGAGAAAAAGAAGGTACagaagaaaaaggaagatTCTGATTCGGACTCAGATTCTGATTCAGATTCTGATTCAGATTCAGACGCCGATTCGGATTCGGATAAAGAAGTAAATGCAAAAGTAGATGCAGAAGAAGATGCAGAAGAAGATGCAGAAAAGGATGCAGAAGAGGATACCGATGAGGACACAGACGAGGACACAGAAACGGACGAAGAAGAGGAGCAAAAAAGGCAAGAGAAAAACGTGGttggtaaaaataaaagaaaaaaggaaaaagcaGGCccaaatttagaaaataataaaaagcagAAGGTGAAcaatagtaacagtaataataacaatattaataaggGTAATAGTAAAAACATTGCACAGAATGAATTAGGTATGAATAATAGTAGTGAAAAGGATCAAGGGGAATATCTCTTAACcttaattaatattagtaGAGATACAGAAGAAGATGATgtaagaaaatttataaaaggtATTGTAGCTGATAATTATGTGGAAgaagacatatatatatatattattcgaTATAACAATTCtgcttttatatattgtacagatagaaaaataaaagatttgttattaagaaaaacaagtgaaaaatttaaaggaatacctgttaaattttttgaaaataagtatgtccaaaataaaatacttatatcatatgtagaaaaaaatacatcaGAAGAagatataagaaaatttttggATAATTGTGGGTTAATTAacaatatacattttattaataataatacaaaagtCTTTGTAGAATTTGATAGTTTAGCTAGTTGTCTAAAAGCAATAGAACGAGATGGTCATCTAATGAATAATAGTTATGTCCGTGTATCCattatgttaaataataataattattcgtcttatgataataataacaactatagttttaataacatgaacaaatttaataataataattctggGTTTAATAAGAATAGGGCAGGTCCAAATCAGGGGCAAGCAGGAAAGGGATTcgcaggaaaaaaaaattttaattttaacaaatttattaatggaaatgaaaaaagaaacgaTGATAGAGGTGGACACAAAAATGATAACAGAGGCAAAAATGGCAGGTACTTCAGCACACACAGGGGAAACTTCAATGGGAACGAACAAACAGAGGGAAACAATGACGTAAATAACGATAATGATAACAATACCAATGGAAACAGCTACAGGCATAATAATGgcaataatagtaacaactACAACAACAACTACAGCAACAACAACAGCAATAACTTTAAGAACAATAAGGGCGatggaaaaaattttaacagaaagccttttaacaattttaaaaatagaaagaaCTTCCAAAAGGATGTAACCTCGAATAATTAA